One window of the Maridesulfovibrio frigidus DSM 17176 genome contains the following:
- the nhaA gene encoding Na+/H+ antiporter NhaA yields MAEQQVQNLKEIPVIEKMLIPFNQFIKVESSGGVVLILCTVIALIWANSPLAYLYEAFKNVPLTVGAGEFILSKPAILWINDGLMAVFFFLVGLEIKREVLVGELNSMRQASLPICAAIGGMVVPALVYAYFNHGTPSADGWGIPMATDIAFSLGVLALLGDRVPLSLKIFLTAIAIVDDIGAILVIAIFYSSGISLWIIGVGLFFFLFMILLNKMGVRAPLPYLILGVFMWLAFLKSGVHATVAGVLAAMTIPASTRICCGEFLGSMRSHLIDYEMAGGDGLSTLSNKQMLSSLGAMNNDVLNAAPPLKRIEYNLHYFVAFGIMPIFALANAGINFSGDAGGGLEIFHPVSIGVFMGLIVGKTVGICLASWLAIKTGLGVMPSTMQPGHFLGAALLAGIGFTMSIFIATLAWGTDSPFIVDAKFSILVASLVAGILGYIVLRSCPLSLKCECHVQK; encoded by the coding sequence ATGGCCGAACAACAAGTTCAAAATCTTAAAGAAATACCTGTTATTGAAAAAATGCTGATACCCTTCAATCAGTTTATAAAAGTGGAGTCTTCTGGAGGGGTTGTACTTATACTGTGCACAGTTATTGCCTTGATATGGGCAAATTCTCCTTTGGCATATTTGTACGAAGCATTCAAAAACGTTCCGCTTACCGTTGGGGCAGGAGAATTTATACTCTCAAAGCCTGCGATCCTTTGGATTAATGACGGGCTGATGGCTGTATTTTTCTTTTTGGTTGGCCTTGAGATAAAGCGCGAAGTTTTAGTTGGTGAACTTAACTCTATGAGGCAGGCGTCACTTCCGATTTGCGCAGCTATCGGTGGAATGGTCGTGCCTGCCTTAGTATACGCCTATTTCAATCATGGCACACCTTCTGCGGACGGTTGGGGTATTCCCATGGCGACTGATATTGCTTTCAGTCTAGGTGTTCTCGCACTTCTCGGGGATCGTGTTCCTCTTAGCCTTAAAATTTTTCTTACCGCCATCGCAATTGTTGATGATATCGGCGCAATTTTGGTTATTGCTATCTTTTATTCTTCCGGCATTTCACTTTGGATAATCGGGGTTGGACTATTTTTCTTCTTGTTTATGATTTTGTTAAATAAAATGGGTGTTCGGGCGCCACTACCTTATCTCATTCTAGGTGTTTTTATGTGGCTGGCTTTTTTAAAAAGCGGAGTCCATGCAACTGTTGCCGGTGTGCTAGCTGCAATGACTATTCCTGCTTCCACGCGAATCTGTTGTGGTGAATTTCTAGGTTCCATGCGCAGTCACTTGATTGATTACGAAATGGCAGGTGGGGACGGGCTTTCTACTCTATCCAATAAGCAGATGCTTTCTTCTCTTGGAGCTATGAATAATGATGTGCTGAACGCTGCTCCCCCACTCAAACGGATTGAATATAATCTACATTACTTTGTAGCTTTCGGAATTATGCCGATATTCGCTCTTGCTAACGCAGGAATTAACTTCTCTGGAGATGCTGGTGGAGGTCTTGAGATTTTCCATCCGGTTAGTATCGGTGTTTTTATGGGGCTTATTGTCGGTAAGACCGTAGGTATATGTCTGGCAAGTTGGCTAGCCATTAAAACAGGCCTTGGTGTGATGCCTTCGACCATGCAACCCGGTCATTTCTTGGGGGCTGCACTGCTTGCAGGTATCGGTTTTACCATGTCGATCTTCATAGCCACCCTCGCATGGGGTACTGATTCTCCATTTATTGTAGACGCAAAGTTCAGTATTCTGGTGGCCTCCTTGGTCGCAGGTATTCTCGGCTATATAGTTTTACGCAGCTGCCCTCTCTCTCTAAAGTGTGAGTGTCATGTGCAGAAGTAA
- the hisG gene encoding ATP phosphoribosyltransferase, giving the protein MSNMLKIGLPKGSLQDATIKLFEKSGWKINLHHRNYFPDVNDDELTCAMCRAQEMAEYVENGTLDVGLTGKDWVLENQSDVVEVSDLIYSKVSNRQARWVLAVAGDSPYKTAQDLAGKKVSTELMGFTKRYFESINVPVEVSYSWGATEAKVVEGLCDAIVEVTETGTTIKANGLRIISDLMYTNTMLIANKEAWANPWKRKKIENINLLLQGALKAQKMVGLKMNMPKDVLDAAMKIMPSLNSPTVSHLSDPKWVSVEIMIEEVAVRELIPELITMGAEGIIEYPLNKVI; this is encoded by the coding sequence ATGTCTAATATGCTCAAAATCGGCCTACCTAAAGGCTCCCTACAAGATGCTACTATTAAACTTTTCGAAAAATCCGGCTGGAAAATAAACCTGCACCACCGCAATTATTTCCCAGATGTTAACGATGACGAATTGACATGTGCCATGTGCCGCGCGCAGGAAATGGCTGAATATGTCGAGAATGGAACATTAGATGTAGGTCTAACAGGAAAAGACTGGGTTCTCGAAAACCAGTCTGATGTTGTAGAAGTTTCTGACCTTATCTACTCCAAAGTAAGTAATCGTCAGGCTCGCTGGGTTCTAGCTGTTGCTGGAGATTCTCCATACAAAACAGCTCAAGACCTCGCTGGTAAAAAAGTATCCACCGAGCTCATGGGCTTCACAAAAAGATACTTTGAATCAATCAACGTACCAGTTGAAGTTTCATACTCTTGGGGCGCAACAGAAGCTAAGGTTGTTGAAGGACTTTGCGACGCAATCGTTGAAGTTACCGAAACAGGTACAACTATCAAAGCAAACGGCCTGCGCATCATATCCGATTTGATGTACACAAACACAATGCTTATCGCCAACAAAGAAGCATGGGCTAACCCTTGGAAGCGTAAAAAGATTGAAAATATCAATCTACTTCTACAGGGAGCACTCAAAGCTCAGAAGATGGTCGGCCTTAAGATGAACATGCCTAAGGATGTTCTTGATGCAGCCATGAAAATCATGCCTAGCCTGAACTCCCCAACAGTATCGCACCTATCCGATCCAAAATGGGTTTCAGTTGAAATCATGATCGAAGAAGTTGCAGTACGCGAACTTATCCCAGAGCTCATCACAATGGGCGCAGAGGGAATCATCGAATATCCTCTCAATAAAGTAATCTAA
- a CDS encoding DMT family transporter, which yields MFKAYLNLTMAMVIVGSSVVAGKIMIDQLPIFFASALRFLIASLLMVPILYFREGGLPQLSRRSWCILCVQALCGSFLFTVLMLFGLTMISPASAGIITSTTPACMGIIGWILLKERPSGRTLAGIFLSVAGVMVLNILGEGGAFGASFLGSLLMVGAVASESLFLLFRKWVPEPLSPIAATTIISLFGFLWFLPAGLYQFFTHDYSVVAIGPWLAVVYYGVVVTVLAYLFWFAGIVSVSSSVASVFTGVMPLSAVCLSALILGEQLQFSHFIGCTCVLGGIALISD from the coding sequence ATGTTTAAAGCTTATCTTAATCTGACAATGGCAATGGTTATTGTCGGCAGCTCTGTGGTTGCCGGTAAAATTATGATTGATCAGTTGCCTATTTTTTTTGCTTCCGCGTTACGTTTTTTGATAGCTTCCTTATTAATGGTTCCAATTTTATACTTCCGTGAAGGTGGCTTACCTCAATTATCACGCAGAAGTTGGTGCATACTGTGTGTTCAGGCGCTATGTGGCTCATTTTTGTTCACGGTGCTCATGTTGTTTGGTCTTACCATGATTAGCCCTGCTTCAGCTGGAATTATCACTAGCACCACTCCAGCATGTATGGGTATTATCGGTTGGATTCTGTTGAAAGAGCGGCCTTCGGGTAGGACTCTTGCGGGTATTTTTCTGTCTGTGGCAGGAGTGATGGTCTTAAATATTCTGGGTGAAGGTGGAGCTTTTGGAGCGTCATTTTTGGGCAGTTTACTTATGGTTGGTGCTGTCGCTTCTGAATCATTATTTTTGCTTTTTCGCAAATGGGTGCCAGAACCATTGTCTCCAATAGCCGCTACAACAATAATATCATTATTCGGATTTTTATGGTTTTTGCCAGCAGGACTTTACCAATTCTTTACCCATGATTATAGCGTGGTCGCCATTGGTCCATGGCTCGCAGTTGTTTATTATGGTGTAGTTGTCACTGTGCTGGCTTATTTGTTTTGGTTCGCTGGGATAGTGTCTGTATCTAGTTCTGTAGCGTCCGTTTTTACCGGAGTCATGCCGCTATCTGCAGTTTGTCTTTCAGCATTGATTTTAGGTGAACAATTGCAGTTTTCACATTTTATAGGGTGTACCTGCGTTCTCGGCGGAATAGCTCTTATTTCTGATTGA
- a CDS encoding Fur family transcriptional regulator has product MKSAKDIFSEYLSKQRLKMTPQRRTILDAFLNEEGHVSSEELYNIIRKEDSSIGQATVYRTLKLLAESGIAKAVDFNDGVLRYEHKYGHDHHDHLVCEHCGTTIEAVDPEIEHLQEELAKKHGFVLTHHEMYLFGVCKECQDKSE; this is encoded by the coding sequence ATGAAATCAGCTAAAGACATCTTTTCAGAATATCTCTCCAAACAGAGACTGAAAATGACCCCTCAGAGAAGAACCATCCTTGATGCGTTCCTAAATGAGGAAGGTCACGTTTCTTCTGAAGAACTGTACAACATAATCCGTAAAGAAGACTCTTCTATCGGACAGGCGACTGTATACCGCACCCTAAAGCTCCTTGCCGAATCCGGCATTGCCAAAGCTGTAGATTTTAATGATGGAGTGCTCCGTTACGAGCATAAGTATGGTCATGATCATCACGACCATCTCGTTTGCGAGCATTGCGGAACTACCATTGAAGCTGTTGATCCAGAGATTGAACATCTTCAGGAAGAACTCGCAAAAAAGCACGGATTTGTGCTTACCCATCATGAAATGTACCTCTTCGGCGTTTGTAAGGAGTGTCAGGATAAAAGCGAATAA
- a CDS encoding glutamine synthetase family protein, translating into MNAPIFNCKNADDVLKAVRDYNISFVQFWFVDILGTLKSFQITPKELESAFEEGMGFDGSSILGFTRIEESDMIALPDPTTFQMCSWRPTERPVARMFCDIQNPDGTPYEGDSRWVLKKALDKAADKGYTFYVGPELEFFLFENEKGTKIIDKGGYFDAPPLDLGNDIRRDIIFSLEEMGYDVEYSHHEVAPSQHEIDLRFSEGMKMADTAMTYRVIVKEVARKHGIYATFMPKPMGGVNGSGMHVHQSLFKNGRNVFFDANDEYHLSPEGKSYIAGILKHAPEFTCVTNQWVNSYKRLVPGYEAPVYVSWARKNRSTLVRVPMYKPGKEGATRMELRSPDPAANPYLCFAVMLAAGLKGIDEGYKLPDPIEENVFAMDAPTLEENGITALPGNLYEAAVAMKKSEMVKDCLGEHIHSNLYKNKIKEWDAYRTQITEYEIATYLPIL; encoded by the coding sequence GTGAATGCGCCAATTTTTAACTGCAAAAATGCAGATGATGTTCTCAAGGCTGTTAGAGACTACAATATCAGCTTTGTACAATTCTGGTTTGTAGACATTCTCGGAACTCTCAAAAGCTTTCAAATCACTCCGAAAGAGCTAGAATCAGCATTTGAAGAAGGTATGGGCTTTGATGGCTCATCCATTCTTGGTTTTACCAGAATCGAAGAATCAGACATGATCGCTCTTCCTGATCCAACTACATTTCAAATGTGCTCATGGCGTCCAACCGAACGTCCCGTAGCACGCATGTTCTGTGACATCCAGAACCCTGACGGCACTCCATACGAAGGCGACAGTAGATGGGTACTCAAAAAAGCGCTCGATAAGGCAGCTGACAAGGGATACACCTTCTACGTTGGCCCTGAGCTTGAATTTTTCCTCTTCGAAAACGAGAAAGGTACTAAGATTATAGATAAGGGTGGGTACTTTGACGCTCCACCACTTGATCTTGGTAACGATATTCGCCGCGACATCATCTTTTCACTCGAAGAGATGGGCTACGATGTAGAATACAGCCATCACGAAGTTGCTCCTAGCCAGCATGAAATTGACCTACGCTTTTCTGAAGGTATGAAAATGGCGGACACAGCCATGACGTATCGCGTAATCGTTAAAGAAGTTGCCCGTAAGCACGGTATTTACGCGACTTTCATGCCTAAACCGATGGGTGGTGTTAACGGATCCGGCATGCACGTTCATCAGTCCCTTTTCAAGAACGGCAGAAACGTATTTTTCGATGCGAACGACGAATATCACCTAAGCCCTGAAGGGAAAAGCTACATCGCAGGTATTTTAAAACATGCACCAGAATTCACCTGCGTAACAAACCAGTGGGTAAATTCTTATAAACGACTTGTACCGGGCTATGAAGCTCCGGTTTACGTATCATGGGCAAGGAAAAATAGATCCACCCTAGTACGTGTACCGATGTACAAACCAGGTAAAGAAGGCGCAACCAGAATGGAACTGCGCTCCCCTGATCCAGCCGCTAATCCATACCTATGCTTTGCAGTAATGCTTGCCGCAGGACTCAAAGGTATTGATGAAGGATACAAGCTTCCTGATCCTATCGAAGAAAACGTATTCGCCATGGATGCACCTACACTTGAGGAAAATGGCATCACTGCACTTCCCGGAAATCTCTACGAAGCAGCAGTTGCAATGAAGAAAAGTGAAATGGTAAAAGACTGCCTCGGTGAGCACATCCACAGCAATCTATACAAAAATAAAATCAAAGAGTGGGACGCATACAGAACTCAGATCACTGAGTATGAAATAGCAACCTACTTACCTATTCTATAA
- a CDS encoding MerR family transcriptional regulator — protein sequence MSTDTFTHKDLSQISGVSVTTIKSYRKKFPEFFMISGHGKPLRFKKGSDKLCLRIKELFAKNLSSKQIRDKLLIEFESVKENRQLSESSKPTTASNEEIEKLTRVTMQMMNGLAGLATAQAKSEQRLGKIEKGLLQLIERQDSGNVAGEDLIEQIKDVLLTANGLPQSERVKAKKIVTIKKDHGQSNSYTLESDNSKIFPEIEFLDLPVVILSETGEFLGMPGRPGHPFALKELVHLVTKDESNYSKVWRKDGSEWILSYKSPTGPLHELFFQRKKTPKGNIVSFFKRLDINSESKNQTFIITFFREVRDLIDEI from the coding sequence ATGAGTACAGACACATTTACACATAAAGACCTCTCACAAATTTCAGGCGTGTCTGTTACGACCATTAAAAGCTACCGTAAGAAGTTTCCTGAATTTTTCATGATCTCAGGACACGGTAAACCGCTCCGCTTTAAAAAAGGATCAGACAAACTCTGCCTTCGTATTAAAGAACTTTTCGCCAAAAATTTATCGTCCAAACAGATACGCGACAAGCTACTTATCGAATTTGAATCCGTTAAAGAAAATCGTCAGCTATCGGAAAGTTCAAAACCGACTACAGCCAGTAATGAAGAGATTGAAAAGCTTACCCGTGTAACAATGCAAATGATGAATGGACTAGCAGGCCTCGCGACTGCGCAAGCGAAATCAGAGCAGCGACTTGGTAAAATTGAGAAGGGATTGCTCCAGCTAATTGAAAGGCAGGATTCTGGAAATGTTGCAGGCGAAGATTTGATTGAACAGATAAAAGATGTCCTTTTGACTGCAAACGGATTGCCTCAAAGTGAACGTGTTAAAGCAAAAAAAATTGTCACTATTAAGAAGGATCACGGTCAATCTAATTCCTATACCCTTGAATCTGACAACAGTAAAATTTTCCCTGAAATAGAATTCCTCGACCTACCAGTTGTAATTCTATCTGAAACTGGAGAATTTCTAGGCATGCCCGGAAGGCCGGGTCACCCTTTTGCTCTTAAAGAGCTAGTCCATTTGGTCACTAAAGATGAGAGTAATTATTCGAAAGTCTGGCGAAAAGACGGAAGCGAATGGATCCTATCATATAAATCACCGACAGGCCCGCTTCACGAATTATTCTTTCAACGCAAAAAAACCCCTAAGGGCAACATCGTTTCGTTCTTTAAGCGGCTCGATATTAATTCAGAATCTAAAAACCAGACTTTCATCATCACATTTTTCCGTGAAGTTCGTGATCTAATTGATGAAATATAA
- a CDS encoding DUF3431 domain-containing protein, translating into MCRSKDKVQLVVARYSEDLSWLGDVRYPSVIYNKGETTVDGAIALPNIGREAHTYLTHIVRSYPDFAEFTVFLQGSPFFHMEEGANSITLAEQIQEIVARNVPFKGLAWFRLRCDQLGRPHQMGDLESKGKWLGWGKDIPVGAVYERLFNRPSPSQFIASGATGLFMVRKDRILTRPLEFYEKGLSLIEADPYDAENTGHAFERLWQIIFNGSKVINP; encoded by the coding sequence ATGTGCAGAAGTAAGGATAAGGTTCAGCTAGTAGTTGCGCGCTATAGTGAAGACCTTTCATGGCTTGGGGATGTCCGGTATCCCTCTGTCATATATAATAAAGGTGAAACTACCGTGGACGGGGCTATTGCCCTGCCTAATATAGGCAGGGAGGCTCATACCTATCTGACTCATATTGTGCGGAGCTATCCTGATTTTGCTGAATTCACAGTTTTTTTACAGGGTTCCCCCTTCTTTCATATGGAAGAAGGGGCGAATTCTATTACGCTGGCTGAGCAGATTCAGGAAATTGTCGCGCGCAATGTTCCCTTTAAAGGATTGGCATGGTTTCGGCTCCGCTGTGACCAGCTAGGCAGGCCGCACCAAATGGGCGACCTAGAGAGTAAAGGTAAGTGGCTGGGCTGGGGTAAAGATATACCTGTTGGCGCTGTTTACGAGAGATTGTTTAATAGGCCTTCTCCCAGCCAGTTTATAGCAAGTGGTGCAACTGGTTTATTTATGGTCCGCAAAGATAGAATTCTTACGCGCCCGCTTGAATTTTATGAAAAGGGATTGTCCCTTATTGAAGCTGATCCTTATGATGCAGAGAATACAGGCCATGCCTTCGAGAGGTTATGGCAGATAATTTTCAATGGAAGTAAGGTTATAAATCCATAA
- a CDS encoding AraC family transcriptional regulator, giving the protein MARANNQESVSCKIVPFMGSDVEILRARFVTQKFSKHFHEGYAVGFIESGAMKFKYRGSNLIAPKGSINLVVPGEVHDGHSADDEGWGYRMFYLSPELLMSAARELSAKHPVQPHFSKGVLDDSIFAQAIYDTHMSLGNSDVSNLEKETLLLRMLVNWIIRHGEDRLRCPDVGSEHRAVGLAREFMLDQHAEDVRLDDLAKLVDLSPFHFVRVFEKQLGITPHAFLMQARVNHSKKLITSSKRLADIAAECGFSDQSHLTRQFRRQFGITPGKYRKIVQNN; this is encoded by the coding sequence ATGGCGCGCGCTAATAATCAAGAATCAGTATCCTGCAAAATAGTTCCTTTCATGGGAAGCGATGTCGAAATATTGCGAGCACGGTTTGTGACTCAAAAATTTTCAAAACATTTTCATGAAGGCTATGCTGTGGGCTTTATTGAAAGCGGCGCTATGAAGTTTAAATATCGCGGTTCTAATCTTATTGCTCCCAAAGGTTCCATTAACCTTGTGGTTCCGGGTGAAGTTCATGACGGCCACTCTGCTGATGATGAAGGTTGGGGTTATCGCATGTTCTACCTGTCGCCTGAACTGCTTATGTCTGCTGCGCGTGAACTCAGTGCTAAACATCCTGTTCAGCCGCATTTTAGCAAAGGTGTACTGGACGACTCTATTTTTGCTCAAGCGATTTATGATACTCATATGAGTTTAGGAAATAGCGACGTTTCGAATCTTGAAAAAGAAACTCTATTGCTACGTATGCTGGTTAATTGGATAATTCGTCATGGAGAAGATCGACTCCGTTGTCCGGATGTGGGCAGCGAGCACCGCGCTGTGGGTCTTGCTCGGGAATTTATGCTTGATCAGCATGCAGAGGATGTGCGGCTAGATGACCTTGCCAAGCTTGTGGATCTAAGTCCTTTTCATTTTGTTCGCGTATTTGAAAAACAGCTTGGGATTACCCCGCATGCTTTCTTGATGCAGGCTAGGGTTAACCATTCTAAAAAGCTGATTACCAGTTCTAAAAGGTTAGCAGATATTGCCGCTGAATGCGGTTTTTCTGACCAAAGTCATCTCACCCGCCAATTTCGCCGCCAGTTCGGGATCACTCCCGGTAAATACCGCAAGATTGTTCAAAACAATTAG
- a CDS encoding molybdopterin-dependent oxidoreductase, with amino-acid sequence MVLSACSLDCPDSCSFVVKTDGDDIKISGNPDHPVTQGFICAKGKGLLKRINHPDRITEPLLKVDGSFVKISWEEAFRVCADKIGAVEPEQILHIRGFGYRGVLANASNVFFKTLGALETYGSLCDEAGCEAVEQTFGSMEQNDLSELAKADVVVNWGKDISRSSIHIAAILKNFRKQGKRVISISPGGDGNDKFSDKTILIKPGTDRFLAAAIIKYLIESDGINLKAIEKSDGFEGLAEVLGEHSIEDLCDLSGISLENVRELANTYSSDKKVSSLIGWGVQRYTFGGENIKYICSLCALSGQLGRAGSGFYYNISSGRNFAPWAETPEVPNDRKVLLFKLESELANRAKEVKFIWIDGINIANQTPDSESSARAIENCEFVVTVDAFMNDTAMRSNLILPCALTMERDDLIGSALHNCVNWSAKIKEPRGLAKSDFEIIKKLAAMTLEKSPISDADICIQKALESSSIPISFEELKAQGFVACDWPSIGYENFTFKHANGKLKLPQNLSLEINEKKGFNLLSLLRKNHLHSQIFPHDQKGIPELFISPDSPYLGDLNEGDEAMLATDLAKMKVTLRFDQTLHTEAAIIRRGGWLKHAHNANKVIEPLITDIGFGAAYYSQKAWVEKP; translated from the coding sequence ATGGTTTTGTCAGCCTGTTCTTTGGATTGTCCTGATAGTTGTTCATTTGTTGTAAAAACTGATGGCGACGATATTAAGATTTCGGGTAATCCTGATCATCCTGTTACTCAGGGATTTATCTGCGCAAAGGGCAAAGGACTTTTGAAGCGCATTAATCATCCTGACCGCATAACTGAGCCACTTTTGAAAGTTGACGGTTCATTTGTGAAAATTTCATGGGAAGAAGCTTTTAGGGTTTGTGCTGATAAGATTGGTGCTGTGGAGCCTGAACAGATTCTGCATATTAGGGGCTTTGGTTATAGGGGCGTTTTGGCAAATGCCAGCAATGTGTTCTTTAAGACTCTTGGTGCCCTTGAGACTTATGGTTCTCTTTGTGATGAAGCTGGCTGCGAAGCTGTTGAGCAGACCTTCGGATCTATGGAACAGAACGATTTATCAGAGCTTGCTAAAGCAGATGTGGTGGTGAATTGGGGCAAAGATATTTCGAGAAGCTCGATTCATATCGCAGCTATTCTGAAAAATTTTCGCAAACAGGGCAAACGCGTTATTTCTATATCACCGGGCGGCGACGGTAACGATAAATTTAGCGATAAAACTATTTTGATAAAGCCCGGAACAGATCGCTTTCTAGCCGCTGCAATCATTAAATATTTGATAGAGTCTGATGGGATTAACCTAAAAGCTATTGAAAAGAGCGATGGTTTTGAGGGGCTGGCAGAAGTTCTTGGAGAACACTCTATTGAAGACCTTTGCGATTTGAGCGGAATAAGTCTTGAGAATGTCCGAGAACTTGCTAATACCTATTCTTCGGATAAAAAGGTATCGTCACTTATCGGTTGGGGAGTGCAAAGATATACATTTGGCGGGGAAAATATCAAGTACATATGCTCGCTTTGTGCGCTCAGCGGACAACTTGGAAGGGCAGGTTCCGGCTTTTATTACAACATTTCGTCGGGAAGAAATTTCGCGCCTTGGGCTGAAACTCCTGAAGTGCCCAATGACCGTAAAGTTCTGCTATTTAAACTAGAGAGCGAGCTGGCAAACAGAGCCAAAGAAGTTAAGTTCATTTGGATAGACGGCATAAATATAGCGAACCAGACACCCGACAGCGAATCTTCTGCCCGGGCGATTGAAAATTGCGAGTTTGTCGTAACTGTTGATGCTTTCATGAACGACACAGCCATGCGCTCAAACTTAATTCTGCCATGCGCACTAACAATGGAACGTGATGACCTTATAGGAAGCGCACTTCATAATTGCGTGAACTGGTCTGCCAAAATTAAAGAGCCACGCGGTTTAGCAAAATCAGATTTCGAAATTATAAAAAAACTTGCCGCAATGACTCTCGAGAAAAGCCCAATTTCAGATGCAGATATTTGCATCCAAAAAGCACTAGAATCATCCAGCATACCCATCTCATTTGAGGAGCTGAAAGCGCAAGGTTTTGTTGCCTGTGACTGGCCGTCAATCGGGTATGAAAATTTCACCTTTAAGCATGCAAATGGAAAGCTCAAACTTCCGCAAAATCTCAGTCTAGAAATCAACGAAAAAAAAGGCTTCAATTTACTAAGCCTACTCAGGAAAAATCACCTCCACTCGCAAATATTTCCTCATGACCAGAAAGGTATTCCTGAGCTTTTCATTTCTCCTGATTCACCATACCTAGGTGACTTAAATGAAGGAGATGAAGCAATGCTAGCGACTGACCTTGCAAAGATGAAAGTAACGCTCCGCTTCGACCAGACACTCCACACAGAAGCGGCAATCATCAGGCGCGGAGGCTGGCTAAAGCATGCTCATAATGCGAATAAAGTGATAGAACCGCTCATCACTGACATAGGGTTTGGGGCAGCATACTACAGCCAGAAAGCATGGGTCGAGAAACCTTAG
- a CDS encoding TetR/AcrR family transcriptional regulator produces MYVIAMLYVNTVYNVNTVCYFLFMTTATRKEMEHERMRRKILDAAKELFAKDGFDNVSMRKIASRIKYSPAALYRYFKNKEDLILSLKMEGMQRFGEMQSHLGDIKDPFQRLREGGRIYLDYARKEPEYYDLLFTKAVPSFCCSEKWVGKPHQSFINFKETVRECIATGHVGDVSLETSVATLWATVHGLASLAATGRLQSSLPGIDMDNIFEEVLDFITIPQIEREKMRKDKQDES; encoded by the coding sequence GTGTACGTTATAGCAATGCTTTATGTGAACACTGTTTACAACGTGAACACTGTTTGTTATTTTCTGTTTATGACAACAGCAACAAGAAAAGAAATGGAACATGAGCGTATGCGGCGTAAGATTTTAGATGCCGCAAAAGAGCTTTTTGCTAAAGACGGGTTTGACAATGTTTCTATGAGAAAGATTGCATCCCGCATAAAATACAGTCCTGCAGCCCTTTACCGTTACTTCAAGAACAAAGAAGACTTAATTTTATCCCTTAAAATGGAAGGAATGCAGAGATTCGGAGAGATGCAAAGCCATCTGGGTGATATCAAAGACCCTTTTCAGCGGCTTAGAGAAGGAGGCCGAATATATCTGGATTATGCTCGTAAGGAACCAGAATATTACGATCTTCTTTTTACCAAAGCTGTTCCTTCATTTTGCTGTTCAGAAAAGTGGGTAGGTAAACCTCACCAAAGTTTTATTAATTTTAAAGAAACTGTCCGTGAGTGCATTGCAACTGGCCATGTTGGTGATGTTTCTCTTGAAACTTCAGTGGCTACGCTTTGGGCTACGGTTCATGGGTTGGCCTCATTGGCGGCAACAGGCAGGCTCCAAAGTAGTCTTCCCGGCATCGATATGGATAATATTTTCGAAGAAGTTCTTGATTTCATAACCATTCCGCAAATTGAGCGGGAAAAAATGAGAAAGGATAAACAAGATGAAAGTTAA
- the hisI gene encoding phosphoribosyl-AMP cyclohydrolase: MMKPDFAKMNGLVPAIAQDAETGEVLMMAYMNEEAWNKTIETGDAHYWSRSRNTLWHKGGTSGHVQKIKSIRIDCDDDTLVLLIDQIGGAACHKGYRSCFFRELKDGEVKECSPYIFDPKEVYK; this comes from the coding sequence ATGATGAAACCTGATTTTGCCAAAATGAACGGTCTCGTTCCTGCCATTGCACAGGATGCCGAAACAGGAGAAGTCCTGATGATGGCATACATGAATGAGGAAGCATGGAATAAAACCATTGAAACCGGTGATGCTCATTATTGGAGCAGAAGCCGTAACACCCTCTGGCATAAAGGCGGGACATCAGGTCATGTACAGAAAATCAAATCTATTAGGATTGATTGTGACGATGATACTCTGGTACTGCTAATCGATCAGATCGGCGGGGCCGCGTGCCACAAAGGTTATAGAAGTTGTTTTTTCCGTGAACTGAAAGACGGCGAAGTTAAAGAATGTTCGCCTTATATTTTTGACCCTAAGGAGGTATACAAATAA